In Planctomycetota bacterium, a genomic segment contains:
- the glgP gene encoding alpha-glucan family phosphorylase: MTTARTDAGTLGFQPRVAYFTMEIGLSDALPTYSGGLGVLAGDTLRSAADLRVPMVAVTLLHRGGYFTQTLDADGTQHDAPIQWNPGDLLTELAPRTSITLGGDEVHVRAWMCRVRGRDGFEAPVLFLDTDLPENDAAHRGITNRLYGGGDELRLQQEAVLGIGGVRMLAAMGCDRLARYHMNEGHASLLVPELARRLAAEMDAEPTDDRVREAVRDLCVFTTHTPVPAGHDRFPMPLAETMLEPAIAALLAPEPEGGTPTAPVEATPAARRGAAAMSTSAVADAARAGTLNMTLTGFELSGHINAVARRHGAVSRRMFGRADIKAITNGVHAGTWACPAMARVFDEHLPAWRDDNSELRAAVGIPADALLAAHAEAKRALVDRVNGETKAGFDADAFTIGFGRRATAYKRLTLLLSDVERLESIAGTHGTIQVVLAGKAHPKDEPGRELIAEVHRIARALAGPVRVVYLPGYDMELCGRMVAGSDIWLNTPRPPLEASGTSGMKAALNGVPNLSTLDGWWLEGCVEGVTGWAIGGDDFADPDATPPTPKRQDERHAADLYSALDEAVLPAFAEPAARWAPIMAHSIALNGAHFTTQRMVREYAGGLYF, encoded by the coding sequence ATGACGACCGCACGCACGGACGCGGGCACGCTGGGCTTCCAGCCCCGGGTGGCCTACTTCACGATGGAGATCGGCCTGAGCGACGCCCTGCCGACGTACTCTGGCGGGCTGGGCGTGCTGGCGGGCGACACCCTCCGCAGCGCCGCCGACCTGCGGGTGCCGATGGTCGCCGTCACGCTGCTGCACCGCGGCGGCTACTTCACGCAGACCCTCGACGCCGACGGCACGCAGCACGACGCGCCCATCCAGTGGAACCCCGGCGACCTGCTGACCGAGCTGGCGCCGCGGACGAGCATCACCCTCGGCGGCGACGAGGTACATGTCCGGGCATGGATGTGCCGCGTGCGGGGCCGCGACGGCTTCGAGGCGCCGGTGCTGTTTCTCGATACCGACCTGCCCGAGAACGACGCCGCCCACCGCGGCATCACCAATCGCCTGTACGGCGGCGGCGACGAGCTGCGGCTGCAGCAAGAAGCCGTCTTGGGCATCGGCGGCGTGCGGATGCTCGCAGCGATGGGCTGCGATCGGCTGGCCCGCTACCACATGAACGAGGGGCACGCGAGCCTGCTGGTGCCCGAGCTGGCCCGCCGACTCGCCGCCGAGATGGACGCCGAGCCGACCGACGATCGCGTCCGCGAGGCCGTCCGCGACCTGTGCGTGTTCACGACCCACACACCCGTGCCGGCGGGGCACGACCGCTTCCCGATGCCGCTGGCCGAGACGATGCTCGAGCCCGCCATCGCGGCATTGCTGGCCCCCGAGCCCGAGGGCGGCACGCCCACGGCCCCGGTCGAGGCGACGCCCGCGGCCCGCCGTGGCGCGGCGGCCATGTCCACCTCCGCGGTGGCCGACGCCGCCCGCGCCGGCACGCTCAACATGACGCTCACGGGCTTCGAGCTGAGCGGGCACATCAACGCCGTCGCGCGGCGGCACGGTGCCGTCTCGCGGCGGATGTTCGGCCGCGCCGACATCAAGGCCATCACGAACGGGGTACATGCCGGGACGTGGGCGTGCCCCGCGATGGCCCGTGTGTTCGACGAGCACCTGCCGGCGTGGCGGGACGACAACAGCGAACTGCGGGCGGCCGTGGGGATCCCCGCCGACGCGCTGCTGGCCGCCCACGCCGAAGCCAAGCGGGCCCTGGTCGATCGCGTGAATGGCGAGACCAAGGCCGGCTTCGACGCCGACGCGTTCACCATCGGCTTCGGCCGCCGCGCAACGGCGTACAAGCGGCTGACGCTGCTGCTCAGCGACGTGGAGCGGCTGGAGTCGATCGCCGGGACGCACGGCACGATCCAGGTCGTGCTGGCGGGCAAGGCCCATCCCAAGGACGAGCCAGGCCGCGAGCTGATCGCCGAGGTGCACCGCATCGCGCGCGCCCTGGCCGGACCCGTCCGCGTGGTGTACCTCCCAGGCTACGACATGGAGCTGTGCGGGCGGATGGTCGCCGGCAGCGACATCTGGCTCAACACGCCCCGCCCGCCGCTGGAGGCCAGCGGCACCAGCGGCATGAAGGCGGCGCTCAACGGCGTCCCGAACCTGAGCACGCTCGACGGCTGGTGGCTCGAGGGCTGCGTCGAGGGTGTGACCGGCTGGGCCATCGGCGGCGACGACTTCGCCGACCCCGACGCCACCCCGCCGACGCCCAAGCGACAGGACGAGCGGCACGCCGCCGACCTGTACAGCGCCCTGGACGAGGCAGTGCTGCCGGCCTTCGCCGAGCCGGCGGCGCGCTGGGCCCCGATCATGGCGCACTCCATCGCGCTCAACGGGGCGCACTTCACGACGCAGCGGATGGTCCGCGAGTACGCCGGTGGGCTGTACTTCTGA
- a CDS encoding LEA type 2 family protein, producing the protein MSRPGILALAGVVLLGCWLAGCAARPQTRVEPLQTAEASPEAVVLRFALIATNTGETELPLRSVDYSLELDGRRVFQGRRSAEATLSRQGEQRIVLPVPVKRADLAGGPMRYRLRGELGYTLPGIFVEALFEAGLYRPDVGFALDGEFDPSGLPEG; encoded by the coding sequence ATGAGCCGTCCCGGGATCTTGGCGCTCGCTGGCGTCGTGCTGCTGGGGTGCTGGCTCGCCGGCTGCGCCGCCCGGCCACAGACCCGCGTCGAGCCGCTGCAGACCGCCGAAGCCTCGCCCGAGGCCGTCGTGCTGCGGTTCGCGCTGATCGCCACGAACACGGGCGAGACCGAACTGCCCCTGCGGTCGGTGGACTACTCCCTCGAACTCGATGGTCGGCGGGTCTTCCAGGGCCGCCGCAGCGCCGAGGCGACGCTGTCGCGTCAGGGCGAGCAGCGGATCGTGCTGCCCGTGCCCGTCAAGCGGGCCGACCTCGCCGGCGGCCCGATGCGGTACCGCCTCCGCGGCGAGCTGGGCTACACGCTGCCGGGCATCTTCGTCGAGGCGCTGTTCGAGGCGGGGCTGTACCGGCCCGACGTGGGCTTCGCGCTCGACGGAGAGTTCGATCCATCGGGTCTGCCGGAGGGTTGA
- a CDS encoding DUF6677 family protein, with the protein MAGTPTSPDAPNDAAKAVFGPGPERFEAVAGIAAFVFPGLGHVVLGQPRRGLAIACGVLGLFFGGLLLGGIDAVDSREDRLWFIGQSLTGPLAFGVNWVHQNRFKAWAIEAPAQGGRREPVLRSAYEGEVRVSEPPPGGAMPYPSVAQRPQWGEADRYDGPRGATKSVGKINEIALLATTLAGMMNLVAILDALFNRRRPEREVREALRRATAGGASA; encoded by the coding sequence ATGGCCGGCACGCCGACATCGCCCGACGCGCCGAACGACGCCGCCAAGGCGGTCTTCGGCCCGGGCCCGGAGCGTTTCGAGGCCGTCGCGGGCATCGCCGCCTTCGTCTTCCCCGGGCTGGGCCACGTCGTGCTCGGCCAGCCCCGCCGGGGCCTGGCCATCGCGTGCGGCGTGCTCGGGCTCTTCTTCGGCGGGCTGCTGCTGGGCGGCATCGATGCGGTCGACAGCCGCGAGGACCGGCTGTGGTTCATCGGCCAGTCGCTCACGGGTCCGCTGGCCTTCGGCGTCAACTGGGTGCACCAGAACAGGTTCAAGGCCTGGGCCATCGAGGCTCCCGCGCAGGGCGGACGCAGGGAGCCCGTGCTGCGGTCGGCCTACGAGGGCGAGGTGCGCGTGTCCGAGCCGCCGCCGGGCGGCGCGATGCCCTACCCCTCCGTGGCCCAGCGGCCGCAGTGGGGCGAGGCCGACCGGTACGACGGCCCGCGGGGAGCGACCAAGTCGGTCGGCAAGATCAACGAGATCGCGCTGCTCGCCACCACGCTGGCGGGCATGATGAATCTCGTGGCCATCCTCGATGCGCTCTTCAACCGCCGGCGGCCCGAGCGCGAGGTCCGCGAGGCGCTGCGGCGGGCGACGGCCGGGGGTGCGTCGGCATGA
- a CDS encoding DNA alkylation repair protein: protein MARRPSEVPTAVRAELDAGTRETANLAEALAVDFAALADAAGLPAAIGSALRDASGEGVTRRVRLAGELLLDHAGASSLDRFAGHPSDTVRSWACYAIAAHARGDLAGILGRLQPLADDHHFGVREWAWLAVRDEIARSVGAAIALLAPWAGDSSANIRRFASEATRPRGVWCVHLPELKGEPEIGLPLLEPLRADASKYVQDSVANWLNDASKTRPDWVVETTDAWLRAEPGNPATTRIAKRARRSIERG, encoded by the coding sequence ATGGCCCGGCGACCGAGCGAAGTACCGACCGCTGTTCGCGCCGAGCTCGACGCGGGCACACGCGAGACCGCGAATCTCGCCGAGGCGCTCGCGGTCGACTTCGCGGCCCTCGCCGACGCGGCCGGCTTGCCCGCGGCCATCGGGAGCGCATTGCGCGACGCCTCGGGCGAGGGCGTGACCAGGCGGGTCCGGTTGGCCGGCGAGCTTCTGCTCGACCATGCCGGCGCATCGTCGCTGGATCGCTTCGCGGGGCACCCATCCGACACCGTCCGGAGCTGGGCGTGCTATGCGATCGCGGCGCACGCCCGTGGAGATCTGGCCGGGATCCTGGGCCGGCTTCAGCCCCTCGCCGACGACCACCACTTCGGCGTCCGCGAGTGGGCCTGGCTCGCCGTCCGCGACGAGATCGCACGATCCGTGGGCGCCGCGATCGCCCTGCTCGCGCCCTGGGCGGGCGATTCGAGTGCGAACATCCGCCGCTTTGCCAGCGAGGCGACCCGGCCGCGCGGGGTGTGGTGCGTCCACCTGCCCGAACTGAAGGGCGAGCCCGAGATCGGGCTGCCGCTCCTCGAGCCGCTGAGGGCGGATGCGAGCAAGTACGTGCAGGACAGCGTCGCCAACTGGCTCAACGACGCGTCGAAAACGAGGCCGGATTGGGTGGTAGAGACGACCGACGCGTGGCTCCGCGCCGAGCCGGGCAACCCGGCGACGACGCGCATCGCGAAGCGTGCCCGGCGATCGATCGAGCGGGGCTAG